One genomic region from Ptychodera flava strain L36383 chromosome 14, AS_Pfla_20210202, whole genome shotgun sequence encodes:
- the LOC139150118 gene encoding uncharacterized protein, translating into MVPTRPGRMIKEMFTSRSVIVQALFTVLLLGNKLTGGSPVCHPECIGGCHGPSNTECVGACKTYSLGGVCVESCPDSHYISNRTDDGITIGDDIGDEYWSVNDKEVSHTAAKPMIDEIPSESSPVPKTVASGRQNESIEENFIQPQGSLHGRVNEQSTPNNMADTSNFTSDDAEDNKTLANNRSETEIVTSNSYTLSSELMRRSGNYEQHRSSSAAPVTVRAPDDYGASPTPTNLDKPLQATRVCLPCHAACRGGCSGPLSTDCVECKVKTDNGTCVSECPAGSYKDHGSRDAVCHRCHDECRGGCHGDGPSNCTSCKHFKERINGQVYRCVFRCSGGSLEEPLRKNFESLCISEWGDDEQHINVMKLVGVGIAAIIILIIGVIFFCIYIFRSAILRKIRGFLQCVRTNTIILENSIDSIDFLPFAPKVEGEESNIQIVSTKFHNSSFSAIGNNTEQRIPAQLNTNSMNGGARCLQPSDQDSKGKSESMPSPNIGTPVKLNSTPSINFPNLKKFLLRRVGTSGDGSVSVRSEGSECDSGIGSLPNSEQDSSLIVERADEHPGDSGCVPRMPCKHNDETSVSETTLTTSMPSLNGGACIFDNGQTKQHFKPTTFRGQINSMSSKAVVMKSRTRAQKVERLALLQAGETTTDPEDNPMKQKEDKVSTVHESIKGLLDKFNQVKASSHLSSSQQFSTKTFVVGVIGAGGGNLKLAEMGVNLYIPAGALDEDQTVYFYVEDSNYGNIKLNKGETVVTPTIYCGPPGRKFNKEVILSMPHCLEGDASIDWSFVTYRTQSDGDPSAEWERVPPEQTLNIVKNGRLSIFIDHFTGHKGVATSSTDASDQAIKKIIIVLLFAKSLKEGDIDFPFRVKMCSDLPSDIQSIVNDEGDIGNKMFDKQPLIICDNKDGITLSVDEIEQGWTLKGKPEKVIHHDYFWGTASGIPSHTFVLDRIPDHPQGEAKRRRLVRCMLHVYQSSCPAREVQILVRSVLEVIPDQNMVEQGHGIPRQPPENSSSSPCRPKNLRPVNAAAAYKPESSRRQTPSEKFCARQKELNQTETVLHYLPDEIARQLCTLLDVQANGLPAPDWCTLAEALELDHRVIDYLTQRQRCGESPTSKLLDFFFSEKCASETSPKLEDSLPELISIFRRIGHDRARMLIEAI; encoded by the exons ATGGTGCCTACACGACCAGGAAGAATGATTAAGGAAATGTTTACAAGTCGCTCAGTGATTGTGCAGGCATTATTCACAGTTCTCTTACTCGGTAACAAG ttgaCCGGTGGGTCACCAGTGTGCCACCCGGAGTGTATTGGCGGCTGCCATGGACCTTCCAACACAGAATGTGTTGGTGCCTGTAAGACATACAGCCTGGGTGGTGTTTGTGTTGAGAGTTGTCCTGATAGCCACTACATCAGTAACAGAACTGACGATGGTATCACGATCGGAGACGATATCGGAGATGAATACTGGAGCGTCAACGATAAGGAAGTGTCACATACTGCAGCGAAACCAATGATCGACGAGATTCCTTCGGAGTCTTCTCCGGTACCGAAAACAGTGGCCAGTGGGCGACAAAATGAGAGCATcgaagaaaattttattcaaccaCAGGGCAGTCTACATGGCCGTGTCAACGAACAATCAACTCCAAACAACATGGCTGATACGTCGAACTTTACCAGCGACGATGCAGAGGATAACAAGACTTTAGCTAATAATCGATCCGAGACTGAGATTGTGACTTCAAATTCGTATACTCTGTCATCAGAACTAATGCGAAGATCTGGAAACTATGAACAACACAGAAGCAGCTCGGCAGCACCAGTCACCGTCCGTGCGCCAGACGACTACGGTGCCAGTCCAACACCAACAAACCTTGATAAGCCACTTCAGGCTACGCGAGTGTGTCTGCCCTGTCACGCTGCATGCAGAGGAGGGTGTTCGGGACCCCTGTCGACGGACTGTGTTGAGTGCAAAGTAAAAACGGACAATGGTACTTGTGTTTCCGAGTGTCCTGCTGGTAGTTACAAAGATCACGGCAGCAGGGATGCAGTTTGCCATAGGTGCCACGATGAATGTAGAGGAGGCTGCCACGGTGATGGTCCATCAAACTGCACAAGCTGTAAACACTTCAAAGAACGCATTAATGGACAGGTATATCGCTGTGTCTTTCGTTGCTCAGGTGGTTCACTAGAAGAACCACTCCGAAAAAACTTTGAGTCACTCTGCATTTCTGAATG GGGAGATGACGAACAACACATTAACGTCATGAAGCTCGTTGGAGTTGGAATTGCCGCTATCATCATCCTTATCATCGGAGTCATTTtcttctgtatatatatatttcggtCTGCAATACTACGCAAGATACGTGGATTTTTACAATGCGTTAGG ACAAACACCATTATATTGGAAAATTCGATTGATTCGATTGATTTCCTTCCTTTCGCGCCGAAGGTTGAAGGAGAAGAAAGTAACATTCAAATCGTGTCGACGAAATTTCACAACTCATCGTTCTCAGCAATTGGAAACAATACAGAACAGAGAATACCTGCGCAACTTAACACTAACAGCATGAATGGAGGAGCAAGATGCTTGCAACCCAGTGATCAG GATTCTAAAGGAAAGTCAGAAAGCATGCCATCGCCCAACATTGGGACTCCAGTGAAGCTCAACAGTACACCCTCCAtcaattttccgaacttaaaaaAATTCCTTTTGAGAAGGGTGGGAACCTCTGGCGACGGCTCTGTATCTGTGAGAAGCGAAGGAAGTGAATGTGATTCAGGGATAGGATCTCTACCGAATTCTGAACAAGATTCATCCTTGATCGTAGAGAGAGCAGATGAACATCCGGGAGACAGCGGTTGCGTACCGAGAATGCCTTGCAAACACAATGACGAAACCTCTGTATCGGAAACGACGCTTACAACGAGTATGCCATCTCTGAATGGAGGTGCCTGCATCTTTGACAACGGACAGACGAAACAACACTTTAAGCCAACAACCTTCAGAGGACAAATCAACAGTATGTCTTCAAAGGCTGTGGTAATGAAATCTCGAACCCGAGCTCAGAAGGTTGAGCGGTTGGCTCTTCTTCAGGCAGGGGAGACTACCACGGATCCTGAAGATAATCCCATGAAACAAAAGGAAGACAAGGTTTCGACTGTGCATGAGTCAATAAAAGGTCTTCTGGACAAATTCAACCAAGTGAAGGCATCATCTCATCTTTCAAGTAGTCAACAGTTTTCAACAAAGACCTTTGTTGTTGGCGTTATCGGCGCTGGTGGTGGCAACCTCAAGTTAGCAGAAATGGGCGTCAATCTCTATATACCTGCCGGTGCCCTTGACGAGGACCAGACTGTGTACTTCTACGTGGAGGATAGCAATTATGGGAATATAAAGCTGAATAAAGGAGAGACGGTCGTCACACCAACGATCTATTGCGGTCCGCCGGGAAGGAAATTTAACAAGGAAGTAATTCTGTCGATGCCTCATTGCCTAGAAGGTGATGCTTCTATCGACTGGTCATTCGTGACATACAGGACCCAATCAGATGGTGATCCGAGCGCTGAGTGGGAGAGAGTTCCGCCGGAGCAGACCCTCAACATTGTGAAGAATGGCCGCCTCAGCATCTTTATTGACCACTTCACCGGCCATAAAGGAGTTGCTACGTCATCGACCGATGCTTCAGACCAAGCAATCAAGAAAATAATAATCGTTCTGTTGTTCGCAAAATCACTGAAAGAAGGGGACATTGACTTCCCTTTCCGCGTGAAAATGTGTTCTGATCTACCATCTGACATACAG AGCATCGTCAACGATGAAGGGGACATTGGAAATAAGATGTTCGATAAGCAACCACTGATAATCTGTGACAACAAAGATGGCATAACTCTGAGCGTCGATGAGATCGAGCAAGGCTGGACTTTAAAGGGAAAACCTGAGAAG GTCATTCACCATGACTACTTTTGGGGCACCGCATCCGGCATACCAAGCCATACCTTTGTACTAGACCGGATTCCAGATCATCCACAAGGTGAAGCAAAGAGGAGAAGGCTCGTACGATGCATGTTGCATGTCTATCAGTCCAGCTGTCCAGCTCGAGAGGTGCAGATTCTCGTGAGATCCGTTCTAGAGGTGATTCCAGATCAGAACATGGTTGAACAAGGCCATGGTATCCCCCGTCAGCCTCCAGAAAACTCATCTTCGTCACCTTGCCGTCCGAAGAACCTTCGTCCAGTGAACGCGGCAGCAGCATACAAGCCAGAAAGTAGCCGGCGCCAGACACCGTCTGAGAAATTCTGTGCAAGACAAAAAGAACTAAACCAAACAGAAACTGTGCTTCATTATCTCCCGGACGAAATCGCGAGACAACTTTGTACCTTACTTGATGTGCAAGCAAACGGACTACCAGCTCCTGATTGGTGCACGTTGGCAGAAGCCTTGGAGCTTGACCATCGCGTCATTGATTACCTGACGCAGAGGCAGCGCTGTGGAGAAAGTCCGACAAGCAAACTCCTCGACTTCTTCTTCAGTGAAAAATGTGCAAGTGAGACATCACCAAAATTGGAAGATTCGCTCCCTGAGCTGATATCTATTTTCCGGAGGATCGGCCACGACCGGGCCCGAATGCTTATCGAGGCCATTTGA